A window of Emcibacter sp. SYSU 3D8 genomic DNA:
AGTCACCCGCCCGCATCGCCCCCCTCGCCAACGACCAGCTTCCCGAGTGGATGCAGAACGGCCCGGACATCCTGCGCGTCAACATCATGAAGACGCTGGCCCATCACGAGGACCTGCTGAAGCCGTGGAACCGGTTCGCCGGCCACATCATGGGCTTCACCAGCACCCTGAATGGCCGCGAGCGCGAGATCCTGATCCTGCGCACCGGCTGGAACCACCAGTCCGACTATGAATGGGGCCAGCACGTCATCATCGGCCGCAATGCCGGCCTGAGCGACGAGGAAATCCACGCCATCGCCACCTGGCCCAAGGGCGGCGCCTGGACCGAGCAGGAGACGCTGCTGCTGCAGGCCGCCGACGAGCTGTTCAAGAACTCGGAAATCGGCGACGCGACCTGGGACGCGCTGTCGAAGCACTACGACAACAAGCAGATGCTCGACATCGTCTTCACCGTCGGCCAGTACACCCTGGTCTGCTTTACCCTGAAGTCCTGCCGGGTGCAGCTGGACGACGGCGTCAGCGGCCTGCCGAGCCTATGATCGCCCTGGTCGGCGTGCCCCGGGCTGCCGGGCTCAATGCGGGGATCGAGGGCGCCCTGCGCGCCCTCGGCCTCGGCTGCGTGCGGCACGACGTGGCCCGCAT
This region includes:
- a CDS encoding carboxymuconolactone decarboxylase family protein encodes the protein MTIKSPARIAPLANDQLPEWMQNGPDILRVNIMKTLAHHEDLLKPWNRFAGHIMGFTSTLNGREREILILRTGWNHQSDYEWGQHVIIGRNAGLSDEEIHAIATWPKGGAWTEQETLLLQAADELFKNSEIGDATWDALSKHYDNKQMLDIVFTVGQYTLVCFTLKSCRVQLDDGVSGLPSL